Proteins co-encoded in one Cytobacillus sp. NJ13 genomic window:
- a CDS encoding sigma 54-interacting transcriptional regulator — protein MQTVMIVGAGKGGTAILKIIKETAVLDVKAMVDIDPDADGLQIAKESGIPVGTDWRHFMDQDIDIIIEVTGNEQVFIDIREARSKNTVLIPGSVAFLIAKLLEEKEELISKFRNETYKHDLIFNSTDDGMIVINNLSEITVFNRSAERMTGIKRKDALGKKINEVITDSMLPRVMATRRIEANQEMTLANGLKIITTRIPMLGENNELMGAFAVFKDITEVVSLAEEITNLKEIQTMLQAIIQSSEEAISVVDENGKGILINPAYSRLTGLEEEKVIGKPATADISEGESVHMKVLQTRRAMRGVAMRVGPKRKDVIVNVAPVIVDGKIKGSVGVIHDVSEIQNLNRELSRARQIIRTLEAKYSFEDIIGTSEEMTLAIEQARLGAKTPATVLLRGESGTGKELFAHAIHNASDRKYNKFIRVNCAALSESLLESELFGYEEGAFSGAKRGGKRGLFEEADKGSIFLDEIGELTANTQAKLLRVLQEHEITRVGGTKPISIDVRVIAATNVNLEKGIAEGTFREDLYYRLNRMPIHIPSLRRRKEDIPLLCSRLIQKINQEYGRNVEGVTEQAVNKLMAYDWPGNVRELDNILGRAIIFMNYNETEIEERHIPDLIGANNPSPSVETSEEEQTKTLTQLVEQYEAKMIRQTLHKLDGNKTKTAKSLGLSVRNLYYKLEKYDIAKDGMQ, from the coding sequence ATGCAAACAGTAATGATTGTCGGTGCAGGAAAAGGCGGTACGGCCATCCTTAAAATAATAAAAGAAACGGCTGTTCTGGATGTAAAAGCAATGGTGGATATCGATCCGGATGCTGACGGGCTTCAGATTGCCAAAGAAAGCGGCATCCCGGTTGGCACTGATTGGCGTCATTTTATGGATCAAGATATTGATATCATTATTGAAGTTACCGGAAATGAACAAGTTTTTATCGACATCAGGGAAGCCAGAAGTAAAAATACGGTCCTAATACCTGGAAGTGTAGCTTTTTTAATCGCAAAATTACTTGAAGAAAAGGAAGAGCTGATTTCAAAATTCAGAAATGAAACGTATAAGCATGATTTAATTTTTAATTCGACTGATGATGGAATGATTGTAATCAATAACCTTAGTGAGATTACAGTCTTTAATCGAAGTGCGGAGAGAATGACAGGAATTAAGAGAAAAGACGCTTTAGGAAAAAAAATTAATGAAGTCATTACAGACAGCATGCTTCCCAGAGTTATGGCGACAAGGAGAATTGAAGCGAATCAGGAAATGACTTTGGCAAATGGCCTTAAAATTATAACGACAAGAATACCGATGCTTGGAGAAAATAACGAATTAATGGGTGCATTTGCTGTTTTTAAGGACATAACAGAAGTAGTCTCGCTTGCGGAAGAAATTACGAATTTGAAAGAGATACAGACGATGCTTCAGGCGATTATTCAATCAAGTGAGGAAGCCATTTCCGTAGTTGATGAAAATGGGAAAGGGATTTTGATTAATCCGGCATATTCCAGGCTTACCGGACTGGAAGAAGAAAAAGTGATCGGGAAGCCTGCCACAGCGGATATTTCCGAAGGTGAAAGTGTTCATATGAAGGTTCTTCAAACGAGAAGGGCGATGAGAGGTGTGGCCATGAGGGTCGGACCGAAAAGAAAGGATGTTATTGTAAATGTTGCGCCTGTCATTGTTGATGGAAAGATAAAAGGAAGTGTGGGTGTTATTCACGACGTATCGGAAATTCAGAATCTGAACCGTGAATTAAGCCGGGCAAGACAGATTATCCGTACATTGGAAGCAAAATATTCATTTGAGGATATTATTGGAACATCTGAAGAGATGACGCTTGCAATTGAACAGGCAAGACTTGGAGCTAAAACTCCCGCTACCGTTTTGCTTAGAGGAGAATCAGGGACTGGCAAAGAATTGTTCGCCCACGCTATACATAATGCAAGCGACCGAAAATATAACAAGTTTATCAGGGTTAATTGCGCCGCATTATCAGAGTCTCTTCTCGAAAGCGAATTATTCGGCTATGAAGAGGGGGCATTCTCGGGAGCAAAAAGAGGCGGCAAACGGGGTTTGTTTGAGGAAGCTGATAAAGGCAGTATCTTTCTGGATGAAATTGGCGAGCTGACAGCTAACACTCAGGCGAAACTGCTCAGGGTTCTTCAAGAACATGAAATTACAAGAGTGGGAGGGACTAAGCCTATATCAATAGATGTTCGTGTTATTGCTGCGACCAATGTGAATTTAGAAAAAGGTATTGCAGAGGGCACCTTCAGGGAAGACTTATACTACAGGCTGAATAGAATGCCCATACATATTCCTTCATTAAGACGCAGGAAGGAGGATATTCCTCTTCTATGCAGCAGACTTATTCAAAAGATCAATCAGGAATATGGACGGAATGTAGAAGGTGTAACAGAACAAGCAGTTAATAAACTGATGGCCTATGATTGGCCGGGAAATGTGAGAGAACTTGATAATATCCTCGGCAGAGCCATTATTTTTATGAATTACAACGAAACGGAAATAGAGGAACGGCATATTCCAGATTTGATAGGTGCCAATAATCCGTCTCCAAGCGTTGAAACAAGTGAAGAAGAACAAACTAAAACCTTAACTCAGCTGGTAGAGCAGTATGAGGCAAAAATGATCAGACAAACACTTCACAAGCTGGATGGAAATAAAACCAAGACAGCTAAATCGCTTGGACTCTCAGTCAGGAATCTTTACTATAAATTGGAGAAATACGATATTGCAAAAGATGGCATGCAATAA
- the yqiS gene encoding phosphate butyryltransferase translates to MKLDSLLTKATQYGEKTVAVAAAEDEEVLEAVAEAIKLNLASFLLFGDQKKIREIINRNHSTAAESTKLEIIHAESPAYAAELAVRAVKEQKANVLMKGNIPTAGILKAVLNKEFGLRTGNVLSHVAVFEVPGFERFTIVTDAAMNIAPDLNQKAQILKNAVEIARSIGIEKPLAAPIAAVEVVNPAMQATLDASALTLMNQRGQIKDCLVDGPLALDNAISFEAAEHKGIKSEVAGQADILLVPTIEVGNTLYKSLVYFAKAKVGAVIAGAKAPIVLTSRADSAESKVYSLALAICSAK, encoded by the coding sequence ATGAAATTGGATTCGCTTCTAACGAAAGCAACCCAATATGGTGAGAAAACTGTAGCCGTAGCCGCAGCGGAAGACGAAGAAGTTCTCGAAGCAGTTGCTGAAGCAATTAAGCTGAACTTAGCAAGCTTTTTATTATTCGGGGATCAGAAAAAAATCCGCGAAATCATAAATCGGAATCATAGCACAGCAGCTGAGAGCACTAAGCTTGAAATCATTCATGCAGAATCGCCTGCATATGCTGCAGAATTGGCAGTCAGGGCTGTAAAAGAGCAGAAAGCCAATGTGCTGATGAAGGGAAATATCCCGACTGCAGGTATTTTAAAAGCTGTCTTAAATAAAGAATTCGGCTTAAGAACAGGAAATGTTTTATCACATGTGGCTGTATTTGAGGTTCCAGGTTTTGAACGATTTACGATTGTCACTGATGCAGCCATGAATATTGCACCGGACCTCAATCAAAAAGCACAGATCCTGAAAAATGCAGTTGAAATTGCAAGGAGCATAGGAATAGAAAAGCCTCTCGCAGCCCCGATTGCTGCAGTAGAGGTTGTTAATCCTGCTATGCAGGCAACTCTGGATGCCTCAGCATTAACTCTTATGAACCAAAGGGGCCAGATAAAAGATTGTCTTGTCGACGGTCCTCTGGCTTTGGATAATGCAATTTCATTTGAAGCGGCTGAACATAAGGGGATCAAAAGCGAAGTTGCCGGACAGGCAGATATTTTATTAGTGCCGACTATAGAAGTTGGGAATACTTTATATAAATCACTTGTCTATTTTGCTAAAGCAAAAGTAGGAGCCGTTATTGCAGGAGCCAAAGCTCCGATCGTTCTTACTTCAAGAGCAGATTCTGCTGAAAGCAAGGTTTATTCACTGGCTTTAGCGATATGCTCAGCAAAATAA
- the bcd gene encoding branched-chain amino acid dehydrogenase yields the protein MEIFKYLETYDYEQVVFCQDKQSGLKAIIAIHDTTLGPALGGTRMWTYESEEAAIEDALRLARGMTYKNAAAGLNLGGGKTVIIGDPRKDKNEEMFRAFGRYIQGLNGRYITAEDVGTTVADMDLIHEETDYVTGISPAFGSSGNPSPVTAYGVYRGMKAAAKAAFGTDSLEGKTIAVQGVGNVAFNLCRHLHEEGAQLIVTDINKEAVQRAVEEFGAKAVEPNEIYGVECDIYAPCALGATVNDDTIPQLKAKVIAGAANNQLKETRHGDLIHEMGIVYAPDYVINAGGVINVADELYGYNRERAMKKVETVYNNIEKVIEIAKRDGIPTYKAADRMVEERIERMRNSRGQFLQNGHHILSRR from the coding sequence ATGGAAATCTTCAAATACCTAGAAACTTACGATTACGAACAAGTGGTGTTTTGCCAGGACAAACAATCAGGCTTAAAAGCTATTATTGCTATTCATGATACCACTTTAGGCCCAGCACTAGGCGGTACACGCATGTGGACTTATGAATCTGAAGAAGCAGCTATTGAGGATGCATTGCGCCTTGCACGCGGCATGACTTATAAGAATGCAGCAGCTGGTTTAAATCTTGGAGGCGGTAAAACAGTTATTATTGGAGATCCGCGCAAAGATAAAAACGAAGAAATGTTCCGTGCATTCGGACGCTATATCCAAGGTTTAAATGGACGTTACATTACTGCTGAGGACGTGGGTACTACTGTAGCTGATATGGACCTGATCCATGAGGAAACAGACTATGTAACAGGAATTTCACCTGCTTTCGGTTCTTCTGGCAACCCTTCACCAGTTACAGCTTATGGCGTATATAGAGGAATGAAGGCAGCAGCAAAGGCGGCATTCGGAACTGACTCTCTTGAAGGCAAAACAATTGCTGTTCAGGGTGTTGGAAACGTTGCGTTCAATCTTTGCCGCCATCTGCATGAAGAAGGTGCACAGCTGATTGTTACGGATATAAATAAAGAAGCAGTTCAGCGTGCAGTTGAAGAGTTCGGTGCTAAAGCAGTTGAACCAAATGAAATTTATGGAGTTGAATGCGATATTTATGCCCCTTGTGCTTTAGGTGCAACAGTTAATGATGATACAATTCCACAGCTGAAAGCAAAAGTAATCGCTGGAGCTGCCAACAATCAGCTTAAAGAAACACGCCACGGTGATTTAATCCATGAAATGGGCATCGTTTATGCTCCAGACTATGTAATTAATGCAGGCGGAGTTATTAATGTTGCAGATGAGCTGTACGGATACAACCGCGAACGTGCAATGAAAAAAGTTGAAACTGTATACAATAATATTGAAAAAGTTATTGAGATTGCTAAAAGGGATGGAATTCCGACATATAAAGCGGCTGACCGCATGGTTGAGGAAAGAATTGAAAGAATGCGTAATTCACGCGGACAATTCCTTCAAAATGGCCATCATATTCTAAGCCGCAGATAA
- the buk gene encoding butyrate kinase: protein MLEQEHRILVINPGSTSTKIGVFDNEISVLEKTLRHDADVINSYESIIDQYEFRKQTILETLDHEGINISKLSAVCGRGGLLRPIEGGTYSVNDAMLEDLRAGYAGQHASNLGGILAYEIASGLNIPSFIVDPVVVDELDPIARISGFSMIERKSIFHALNQKAVARRVAKELGKKYEELNLIVTHMGGGITVGAHKKGRVVDVNNGLHGDGPFSPERAGTVPAGDLVGLCYSGSFYREEVMKKLVGQGGLVGYLGTNDAVKVEKMIENGDEKAKLVYSAMAYQVAKEIGSASAVLGGKVDAIILTGGLAYGKDFVKEISERINWIADVMVQPGENELQALAEGALRVLRGEETEKEYPGKTAGKAALK from the coding sequence GTGCTAGAACAAGAACATCGAATTCTCGTCATCAATCCGGGATCCACTTCAACTAAGATTGGAGTTTTCGATAATGAGATCTCTGTCCTGGAGAAGACATTGCGCCATGATGCAGATGTCATTAACTCTTATGAAAGTATTATCGATCAATATGAATTCCGCAAGCAGACCATTCTGGAAACACTGGATCATGAAGGAATCAATATCTCCAAATTAAGTGCGGTGTGCGGCCGTGGCGGTTTGCTGCGACCGATTGAAGGAGGCACTTATTCAGTTAATGATGCAATGCTTGAGGATCTTCGTGCCGGTTATGCTGGTCAGCATGCTTCTAACCTTGGCGGAATCCTGGCATATGAGATTGCTTCGGGTTTAAATATTCCTTCGTTCATTGTCGATCCGGTTGTGGTTGATGAATTGGATCCAATTGCCCGTATTTCAGGCTTTTCAATGATAGAAAGAAAAAGTATTTTCCATGCCTTAAATCAGAAAGCTGTCGCCAGGAGAGTAGCCAAAGAACTTGGCAAAAAGTACGAGGAGCTTAACCTGATCGTTACGCATATGGGCGGGGGTATTACTGTAGGCGCTCATAAAAAAGGCAGAGTAGTTGATGTAAATAACGGACTTCACGGAGACGGTCCATTCAGTCCGGAACGGGCAGGTACAGTTCCTGCCGGTGATTTGGTGGGACTTTGCTACTCCGGCAGCTTTTATCGTGAAGAAGTGATGAAGAAGCTTGTTGGACAAGGCGGTCTCGTTGGTTACCTGGGAACAAATGATGCAGTAAAGGTTGAAAAGATGATTGAAAACGGAGATGAGAAAGCAAAGCTTGTCTACTCCGCAATGGCTTATCAGGTGGCTAAGGAAATCGGATCTGCCAGTGCAGTGCTTGGCGGAAAGGTTGATGCCATTATCCTTACAGGCGGTCTTGCCTATGGCAAGGACTTTGTAAAAGAAATCAGTGAGCGGATTAACTGGATTGCAGATGTTATGGTGCAGCCTGGTGAAAATGAACTGCAGGCACTCGCAGAAGGCGCTCTTCGTGTCCTCCGCGGTGAAGAGACTGAAAAAGAATATCCTGGAAAAACAGCTGGCAAAGCAGCGTTGAAATAG
- the lpdA gene encoding dihydrolipoyl dehydrogenase, translating to MAQEYDLVILGGGTGGYVAAIRASQLGLKTAIVEKGKLGGTCLHKGCIPSKALLRSAEVFATAKHSEDFGVMTSDVSINFSKVQERKNKIVDQLHKGVQHLMKQGKIDVFEGTGRILGPSIFSPMPGTISVEMNNGDENEMLIPKNVIVATGSRPRTLPGLDIDGQLVMTSDEALALEEVPSSIIIVGGGVIGIEWASMLSDFGADVTVIEYADRIIPTEDKEISKEMQRLMKKKGVKIVTGAKVLPETLQKGEGVTISAEVKGSQAEFSAEKLLVSVGRQANTEGIGIENTDIQIEKGFVLANEYFQTKESHIYAIGDVIGGLQLAHVASHEGIVAVEHIAGQNPSPIDYSLVSKCIYSSPEAASVGLTEDEAKEKGHNVKTGKFSFRAIGKALVFGESDGFVKIVADKDTDDILGVHMIGPHVTDMISEAGLARVLDATPWEVAHTIHPHPTLSEAIGEAALAVDGKAIHG from the coding sequence TTGGCACAAGAATATGATTTGGTGATTTTAGGTGGAGGCACAGGCGGTTATGTAGCAGCCATCCGTGCTTCACAGCTTGGTTTAAAAACGGCAATCGTTGAAAAAGGAAAACTTGGAGGGACTTGCCTTCACAAAGGCTGCATACCAAGCAAGGCTTTATTAAGAAGTGCTGAAGTGTTTGCTACCGCTAAGCACAGTGAAGATTTTGGCGTAATGACAAGTGATGTATCCATCAATTTCAGTAAGGTACAGGAAAGAAAAAATAAAATCGTTGATCAGCTTCATAAAGGTGTTCAGCACTTGATGAAGCAAGGCAAGATTGATGTTTTTGAAGGCACAGGCCGCATTCTTGGACCTTCTATTTTCTCTCCAATGCCAGGGACAATTTCTGTTGAAATGAACAATGGGGACGAAAATGAAATGCTTATCCCTAAAAATGTTATTGTAGCAACTGGATCACGTCCTCGTACCCTGCCAGGATTGGACATTGATGGACAACTTGTAATGACTTCGGATGAGGCTTTAGCTTTGGAAGAAGTGCCAAGCTCCATTATAATTGTTGGCGGCGGAGTCATCGGCATCGAATGGGCATCAATGTTATCAGACTTTGGTGCTGATGTAACAGTAATCGAATATGCTGACCGCATTATTCCTACGGAAGATAAAGAAATTTCAAAAGAAATGCAGCGCCTTATGAAGAAAAAGGGAGTCAAAATTGTAACAGGAGCAAAAGTGCTTCCTGAAACCCTTCAGAAAGGCGAAGGAGTTACGATTTCAGCTGAAGTGAAAGGATCTCAAGCTGAATTCTCCGCCGAGAAATTGCTTGTTTCTGTGGGTCGTCAGGCAAATACAGAGGGCATTGGCATTGAAAATACTGACATTCAGATTGAAAAGGGATTTGTTTTAGCAAATGAATACTTCCAGACAAAGGAATCCCATATCTATGCAATTGGTGACGTCATTGGCGGCCTTCAGCTGGCGCATGTTGCTTCTCATGAAGGCATTGTAGCCGTGGAGCACATTGCCGGCCAGAATCCTTCTCCAATTGACTACAGCCTGGTTTCTAAATGCATTTACAGTTCACCTGAAGCGGCAAGCGTAGGATTAACAGAGGATGAAGCTAAAGAAAAAGGCCATAATGTCAAAACGGGCAAGTTCTCATTCCGGGCAATCGGAAAGGCACTCGTATTTGGTGAATCCGACGGCTTTGTCAAAATTGTGGCAGATAAGGATACCGATGATATCCTGGGTGTCCATATGATAGGCCCGCACGTAACAGACATGATTTCAGAAGCAGGCCTTGCTCGTGTTCTTGATGCAACTCCATGGGAAGTAGCACATACCATCCACCCTCATCCAACTTTATCTGAAGCAATCGGTGAAGCTGCCCTTGCAGTTGATGGAAAAGCTATCCACGGATAA
- a CDS encoding thiamine pyrophosphate-dependent dehydrogenase E1 component subunit alpha, with protein sequence MAENRHKDLGLSDEKVLEIYETMLLARRLDERMWLLNRAGKIPFVISCQGQEAAQVGAAFALDRDKDYVLPYYRDMGVVLTFGMTAKELMLSGFAKAEDPNSGGRQMPGHFGQKKNRIVTGSSPVTTQVPHAVGVALAGKLEGKDLVTFVTFGEGSSNQGDFHEGANFAGVHKLPVIFMCENNKYAISVPIEKQLACENVSDRAIGYGMPGITVDGNDPLEVYKAVKEAADRGRRGEGPTLVETISYRLTPHSSDDDDRSYRAPDEVAEAKTKDPIITFGAYLKENGVMDDALEKEINDRVMKLVNEATDYAENAPYAEAESALKHVYAEQ encoded by the coding sequence ATGGCTGAAAACCGTCATAAAGATTTAGGTTTAAGTGATGAAAAAGTTCTTGAAATTTATGAAACGATGCTATTAGCCCGACGTCTTGATGAGCGCATGTGGCTTTTAAACCGTGCTGGGAAAATTCCGTTCGTTATTTCATGTCAGGGGCAGGAAGCTGCGCAGGTTGGTGCTGCATTTGCACTTGACCGCGATAAGGACTATGTCCTTCCTTACTATCGTGACATGGGTGTCGTTCTTACATTCGGGATGACTGCAAAGGAATTAATGCTGTCCGGGTTTGCTAAGGCTGAAGATCCAAACTCAGGCGGACGCCAAATGCCTGGACATTTCGGCCAAAAGAAGAACCGTATCGTTACAGGATCTTCTCCGGTTACTACACAGGTTCCACATGCTGTTGGGGTCGCTCTTGCAGGAAAGCTTGAAGGTAAAGATCTCGTGACTTTTGTTACATTTGGTGAAGGTTCTTCAAACCAGGGAGACTTCCATGAAGGCGCAAACTTTGCCGGAGTTCATAAGCTTCCTGTAATCTTTATGTGTGAAAATAATAAATATGCAATTTCTGTTCCGATTGAAAAGCAGCTTGCGTGCGAAAACGTTTCTGACAGAGCTATCGGCTATGGCATGCCGGGTATAACAGTTGATGGAAACGATCCGCTTGAAGTTTATAAGGCTGTAAAAGAAGCAGCGGACAGAGGGCGCCGCGGAGAAGGGCCAACATTGGTCGAAACCATTTCATACCGTTTAACTCCTCACTCATCTGATGATGATGACCGAAGCTATCGTGCTCCTGATGAAGTAGCTGAAGCCAAAACAAAAGATCCAATCATCACATTTGGCGCATATTTGAAAGAAAATGGCGTAATGGATGATGCTCTTGAAAAGGAAATTAATGATCGGGTTATGAAACTTGTTAACGAAGCAACTGACTATGCTGAAAACGCTCCATATGCAGAAGCGGAATCTGCTTTAAAGCATGTTTATGCTGAACAGTAA
- a CDS encoding alpha-ketoacid dehydrogenase subunit beta: protein MAVISYIDAVTMAIREEMERDPKVFVLGEDVGLKGGVFKATQGLYEKFGEDRVIDTPLAESAIAGVGIGAAMYGMRPIAEMQFADFIMPAVNQIISEAARIRYRSNNDWSCPIVVRAPYGGGVHGALYHSQSVEAVFANQPGLKIVMPSTPYDVKGLLKAAIRDEDPVLFFEHKRAYRLIKGEVPDDDYVLPIGKADVKREGEDITVITYGLCVHFALQAAERLAKDGISAHILDLRTVYPLDKEAIIEAASKTGKVLLLTEDNKEGSIMGEVSAIIAEHCLFELDAPIKRLAGPDVPAMPYAPTMEKYFMVNPDKVEKAMRELAEF from the coding sequence ATGGCTGTAATTTCTTATATCGATGCGGTAACAATGGCAATCCGCGAGGAAATGGAAAGAGATCCAAAGGTATTTGTTTTAGGTGAAGACGTAGGTTTAAAAGGCGGCGTATTTAAAGCTACACAAGGACTATATGAAAAATTTGGCGAAGACCGGGTAATTGATACTCCTCTTGCTGAATCAGCAATCGCTGGGGTAGGAATTGGTGCGGCTATGTATGGAATGCGACCGATTGCTGAAATGCAATTTGCCGACTTTATTATGCCGGCTGTTAACCAGATTATTTCAGAAGCAGCACGCATCCGCTACCGTTCCAACAATGATTGGAGCTGCCCGATTGTTGTTCGTGCACCATATGGCGGAGGTGTTCATGGAGCTTTATATCACTCCCAATCTGTTGAAGCAGTCTTTGCGAATCAGCCGGGATTAAAAATTGTTATGCCTTCGACACCTTATGATGTTAAGGGATTATTGAAAGCTGCAATCCGTGATGAGGATCCTGTACTGTTTTTTGAACATAAGCGTGCTTATCGCCTGATTAAAGGTGAGGTTCCTGATGATGATTATGTACTGCCAATCGGAAAAGCGGATGTAAAGCGCGAGGGTGAAGATATCACTGTCATCACTTATGGTCTGTGCGTTCATTTCGCTCTTCAGGCTGCTGAGAGACTTGCGAAAGACGGCATTTCGGCACATATTCTTGATTTGAGAACGGTTTATCCACTTGATAAAGAAGCAATTATCGAAGCTGCTTCAAAAACAGGAAAGGTTCTTCTTCTAACTGAAGATAATAAAGAAGGCAGCATCATGGGTGAAGTTTCTGCCATTATTGCGGAACATTGTCTGTTTGAACTTGATGCACCTATCAAACGCCTTGCCGGTCCTGATGTGCCAGCAATGCCTTACGCCCCGACTATGGAAAAATACTTTATGGTTAATCCTGATAAAGTAGAAAAAGCAATGCGTGAATTGGCTGAATTTTAA
- a CDS encoding dihydrolipoamide acetyltransferase family protein has translation MAIEQIKMPQLGESVTEGTISKWLVSVGDKVNKYDPLAEVMTDKVNAEVPSSFTGVIKELIAEEGETYEVGQVILTIETDGGGEAAPAAPSENPKSEEKAPSAPAAAAASAPAAPAKSAAPNGVRYSPAVLKLSQEHGIDLNQVTGSGGGGRITRKDLLKIIESGDIPTAAAAAAAPEKTEAPAPAPSSAPSQPAAPKQAAPAPNVPIMPGDVEIPVTGVRKAIAANMLRSKHEAPHAWTMMEVDVTNLVEYRNSIKGEFKQKEGFNLTFFAFFVKAVAQALKEFPQINSMWAGDKIIQKKDINISIAVATDDALFVPVIKAADEKTIKGIAREINDLALKVRTGKLTSAEMQGGTFTVNNTGSFGSVQSMGIINYPQAAILQVESIVKRPVVMNNGMIAVRDMVNLCMSLDHRVLDGLVCGRFLQRVKEILENTSKENTTIY, from the coding sequence ATGGCTATTGAGCAAATTAAAATGCCCCAGCTGGGGGAAAGTGTTACTGAAGGGACAATCAGCAAATGGCTGGTTTCCGTTGGAGATAAAGTAAATAAATATGACCCGCTTGCTGAAGTAATGACTGACAAAGTAAATGCTGAGGTACCATCTTCATTCACTGGTGTAATTAAAGAACTGATTGCCGAAGAAGGCGAAACATATGAAGTTGGCCAGGTTATCCTGACAATCGAAACAGATGGCGGCGGTGAAGCAGCTCCGGCAGCTCCATCCGAAAATCCTAAGTCGGAAGAAAAAGCACCTTCTGCACCAGCAGCGGCGGCAGCTTCCGCACCAGCAGCACCTGCTAAATCAGCGGCGCCAAATGGAGTCCGCTATTCACCTGCAGTTCTAAAACTTTCTCAAGAGCATGGCATTGACTTAAATCAAGTAACAGGTTCTGGCGGCGGCGGACGCATTACACGCAAAGACCTTTTGAAAATCATTGAGTCCGGAGATATTCCGACAGCTGCAGCAGCTGCGGCTGCACCGGAAAAGACAGAAGCTCCAGCACCAGCACCGTCTTCAGCACCGTCCCAGCCTGCAGCACCTAAACAGGCAGCGCCTGCACCTAATGTTCCAATTATGCCGGGTGATGTTGAAATCCCTGTCACTGGAGTGCGTAAAGCGATTGCTGCCAATATGCTCCGCAGCAAACATGAAGCACCTCATGCCTGGACAATGATGGAAGTGGATGTTACAAATCTTGTTGAATACCGCAACAGCATCAAAGGTGAGTTTAAGCAAAAAGAAGGCTTCAACCTTACATTCTTTGCTTTCTTTGTAAAAGCAGTTGCACAGGCCCTTAAGGAATTCCCGCAGATTAATTCAATGTGGGCAGGAGATAAGATTATCCAGAAGAAGGATATCAACATCTCCATTGCAGTTGCAACAGATGATGCGTTATTCGTTCCAGTCATCAAAGCAGCTGATGAAAAAACGATTAAGGGTATTGCCCGTGAAATCAATGATCTTGCATTAAAAGTACGTACAGGCAAATTGACTTCCGCTGAAATGCAGGGTGGAACTTTCACTGTAAATAATACCGGTTCATTCGGTTCTGTCCAGTCAATGGGGATTATCAATTATCCTCAGGCTGCAATTCTTCAGGTTGAATCCATTGTGAAGCGTCCTGTTGTAATGAACAATGGCATGATTGCTGTCCGTGATATGGTTAACCTTTGTATGTCACTAGATCACCGTGTGCTTGACGGCCTGGTATGCGGACGCTTCCTGCAGCGCGTGAAAGAAATTCTTGAGAACACATCTAAAGAAAATACAACTATTTATTAA